One part of the [Pantoea] beijingensis genome encodes these proteins:
- the hpxZ gene encoding oxalurate catabolism protein HpxZ → MKSEYIDRPAILAEVTAAFYRYEQALISNDIAVLDELFWHDDRTVRLGAGENLYGIEAIRAFRSARPSVGLDRQLNNTVITSFGEDYAVCSTEFTREGSEKIGRQQQTWVKLPCGWRIVAAQVSLMS, encoded by the coding sequence ATGAAAAGTGAATATATCGATCGTCCGGCCATTCTTGCCGAAGTTACCGCAGCCTTTTACCGTTATGAGCAGGCATTAATCAGTAATGATATCGCCGTGCTGGATGAATTGTTCTGGCATGATGATCGTACTGTACGGCTGGGCGCTGGCGAGAATTTATATGGTATTGAGGCGATCAGGGCATTTCGTTCAGCCCGCCCTTCAGTGGGGCTGGATCGCCAGTTAAATAATACCGTTATCACGAGCTTTGGCGAGGATTATGCCGTATGCAGTACGGAGTTCACTCGCGAAGGTAGCGAGAAAATAGGCCGCCAACAACAAACATGGGTGAAGCTGCCCTGTGGCTGGCGGATCGTTGCGGCGCAAGTTAGCCTGATGAGCTGA